A region from the Methylocella sp. genome encodes:
- the rph gene encoding ribonuclease PH, which produces MRPSNRAADELRPVTLERSVARYAEGSCLIKFGGTHVLCTASLEDKPPAWLRGQGRGWVTAEYAMLPRATHTRTRRESTSGKQSGRTQEIQRLIGRSLRAVTNLQALGERQITIDCDVLQADGGTRTAAITGAWVALHDCLKWMRGRSIIKDHPLRDHVAAISCGISNGGAVLDLDYAEDSAAETDANFVMTGSGSLVEVQATAEAAVFSEVQLQAMLALARTGIAKLVELQKNTVA; this is translated from the coding sequence ATGCGTCCTTCCAATCGCGCCGCCGACGAATTGCGGCCAGTTACGCTCGAACGTAGTGTCGCGCGCTATGCCGAAGGCTCTTGCCTGATTAAATTCGGCGGCACCCATGTGCTTTGCACCGCTTCCCTTGAAGACAAGCCGCCTGCCTGGCTGCGCGGCCAGGGCAGGGGTTGGGTCACCGCCGAATACGCCATGCTGCCGCGTGCGACTCACACCCGCACCCGCCGCGAGTCGACGTCGGGGAAACAGTCTGGCCGCACGCAGGAAATTCAGCGCCTCATCGGCCGAAGCCTGCGCGCCGTCACCAATCTCCAGGCCCTCGGCGAGCGGCAGATCACCATCGACTGCGACGTTCTGCAAGCCGATGGCGGCACGCGGACGGCTGCGATCACCGGCGCCTGGGTCGCCTTGCATGATTGCCTCAAATGGATGCGCGGACGCTCGATCATCAAGGACCATCCCCTGCGCGATCACGTCGCCGCGATCTCCTGCGGCATCTCCAATGGCGGCGCGGTTCTCGACCTCGATTACGCCGAGGATTCGGCCGCTGAAACCGACGCCAATTTCGTCATGACCGGTTCCGGCTCCCTAGTCGAAGTGCAGGCGACGGCGGAGGCCGCAGTGTTCAGCGAGGTTCAATTGCAGGCCATGCTGGCGCTCGCTCGAACCGGAATTGCAAAGCTCGTGGAGCTGCAGAAAAATACGGTCGCGTAA
- a CDS encoding nickel/cobalt transporter, with amino-acid sequence MALSTQCLAQGAHHPFAVGVNEGAASVDGVSGWILAQESWFYRLLTGAVRATKESGAAAWTLAGLSFGYGVFHAAGPGHGKAVIASYMVANEKILRRGLVISLAAALLQGLVAVALVGIAFLILGTTAKHMTVAANVVEIVSYVGVIALGATLVIAKGAALVAAWRQAPVASFASTAFTPAGATGSVSGRFFADDCSAAHVHGPGCGHFHAPDPSALDAGFSWRTAALTVAAAGSRPCSGAILVLVFASAQGIFIAGCGAVLAMSLGVAITTGALASLAVLAKQTVAHYAKADSWRVMISGRLFEFAAALALTAFGAALLMAALSGGRLSG; translated from the coding sequence GGCGTCAACGAAGGCGCGGCCAGCGTCGACGGGGTCAGCGGCTGGATTCTGGCGCAAGAGAGCTGGTTCTATCGCCTGCTCACCGGCGCGGTCCGCGCCACGAAGGAGAGCGGAGCCGCCGCTTGGACGCTGGCGGGTCTCAGTTTCGGCTACGGGGTTTTCCATGCCGCCGGCCCCGGTCACGGCAAAGCGGTGATCGCCTCTTACATGGTCGCCAATGAAAAAATTCTGCGGCGAGGCCTCGTCATTTCGTTGGCCGCTGCGCTCCTTCAAGGTCTGGTCGCCGTGGCGCTCGTCGGAATTGCGTTCCTTATATTGGGTACTACGGCAAAACACATGACGGTCGCCGCGAATGTGGTGGAAATCGTCAGCTACGTCGGCGTCATCGCCCTCGGCGCGACCCTGGTCATCGCCAAAGGCGCTGCGCTGGTCGCCGCCTGGCGGCAGGCTCCGGTGGCGAGCTTTGCCTCCACCGCGTTCACGCCCGCAGGAGCGACCGGCTCCGTGAGCGGCCGCTTCTTCGCCGATGATTGCAGCGCAGCTCATGTGCATGGTCCAGGCTGCGGCCATTTCCATGCGCCCGATCCGAGCGCGCTTGACGCCGGTTTCTCCTGGAGGACCGCTGCGCTGACCGTCGCCGCCGCCGGCTCGAGGCCATGCTCCGGCGCGATCCTCGTCCTCGTATTCGCTTCGGCGCAGGGGATATTCATCGCCGGCTGCGGCGCGGTCCTCGCCATGTCGCTCGGCGTCGCGATCACCACGGGCGCGCTGGCGAGTTTGGCGGTGCTAGCCAAGCAAACCGTCGCCCATTACGCCAAAGCCGACTCTTGGCGGGTGATGATTTCGGGGCGCCTATTCGAGTTCGCCGCGGCGCTCGCCCTCACGGCGTTTGGAGCGGCTTTGCTCATGGCGGCGCTCTCTGGGGGGCGCCTCAGCGGCTAA
- a CDS encoding DUF488 domain-containing protein has product MSLDLKIKRVYDPPEAGDGMRILVDRIWPRGVSKEAAALTLWLKEIAPSTELRKWFDHDPARWSEFQSRYRSELDANPDAVAQLRDLLKKGRATLLYAAHDAEHNNALVLADYIHQTNRRPR; this is encoded by the coding sequence ATGAGCCTCGATCTCAAAATCAAGCGCGTTTACGATCCGCCGGAGGCTGGCGACGGCATGCGCATTCTGGTCGATCGGATCTGGCCGCGCGGCGTAAGCAAAGAGGCCGCCGCCCTGACGCTATGGCTGAAAGAGATCGCTCCCAGCACGGAACTGCGCAAATGGTTCGATCATGACCCGGCGCGCTGGAGCGAGTTTCAAAGCCGCTACCGCTCTGAACTGGACGCCAACCCGGACGCGGTGGCGCAGCTTCGGGATCTTTTGAAAAAAGGGCGCGCGACGCTTCTCTACGCCGCGCATGATGCGGAGCATAATAACGCGCTTGTTCTGGCCGACTATATCCATCAAACCAATCGCCGCCCGCGATAG
- the hemW gene encoding radical SAM family heme chaperone HemW produces MSDQNLIVADPGFGIYVHWPFCLSKCPYCDFNSHVRQHPIDEKRFISAFKMELAHRASLTAGRTVSSIFFGGGTPSLMQAGTAASILDAIAAHWAIAPHAEITLEANPTSVEAERFRGFRAAGVNRVSLGIQALNDADLKALGRTHTAAEALAAVQLAGSIFERYSFDLIYARPGQSVKDWRLELDAALQHARDHLSLYQLTIEPGTMFQRLRDVGKLKIPDNDLGRDFWDATQETMNAAGLPAYEISNHARPGAESRHNLIYWRYGEYAGVGPGAHGRILTANGRRAQATERDPDKWLTIVESNGHALIEDEFLSREEQADEFLLMGLRLAEGIEPNRFHAMSGRSLDPRRVASLISDGMVEYTPDGRIRVSAEGFPVLDAVVADLAA; encoded by the coding sequence ATGTCTGATCAAAACCTCATCGTCGCTGATCCTGGCTTCGGCATCTATGTGCATTGGCCGTTTTGCCTGTCGAAATGCCCCTATTGCGATTTCAACAGCCATGTCCGCCAGCATCCGATCGACGAAAAGCGCTTCATCTCGGCGTTCAAGATGGAACTCGCTCATCGCGCGAGCTTGACCGCTGGCCGCACCGTGTCATCGATCTTTTTCGGCGGCGGCACGCCTTCCCTGATGCAGGCCGGGACAGCGGCCAGCATTCTTGATGCGATCGCCGCGCATTGGGCCATTGCGCCGCACGCGGAAATCACGCTCGAGGCCAACCCGACCAGCGTCGAGGCGGAGCGTTTTCGCGGCTTTCGCGCAGCCGGCGTCAATCGAGTTTCGCTCGGCATCCAGGCGCTGAACGACGCCGATCTGAAGGCGCTCGGCCGCACCCATACGGCGGCGGAGGCGCTGGCCGCCGTGCAGCTCGCCGGCTCGATCTTCGAGCGTTATTCCTTTGATTTGATTTACGCGCGGCCGGGACAAAGCGTGAAGGACTGGCGTCTGGAATTGGACGCGGCGCTTCAACATGCGCGCGACCATCTCTCGCTGTATCAGCTCACTATCGAGCCGGGCACGATGTTTCAGCGTCTGCGCGATGTCGGAAAGCTTAAAATCCCCGACAATGACCTTGGCCGCGATTTTTGGGACGCAACGCAAGAGACGATGAATGCTGCGGGGCTGCCGGCCTATGAGATCTCCAACCATGCTCGCCCCGGAGCCGAAAGCCGGCACAATCTGATCTATTGGCGCTATGGCGAATATGCCGGCGTCGGGCCGGGGGCGCATGGCCGCATCCTGACCGCGAACGGGCGCCGCGCTCAGGCGACGGAGCGCGATCCCGATAAATGGCTGACCATCGTCGAGAGCAATGGCCATGCGCTGATCGAGGACGAGTTTTTGTCGCGCGAAGAACAGGCCGATGAGTTTCTGCTGATGGGTCTGAGACTCGCCGAGGGCATCGAACCGAACCGCTTTCACGCCATGTCCGGCCGTAGCCTAGACCCGCGCCGAGTGGCCTCGCTCATCTCCGACGGCATGGTGGAATACACGCCGGATGGACGCATCAGAGTGAGCGCGGAGGGCTTTCCGGTGCTCGACGCCGTCGTCGCCGACCTCGCCGCCTAA
- a CDS encoding DUF882 domain-containing protein, whose translation MAPGKQALAAAAYVGAVLCSLFAASSTETAVANGDTRTLSLYHSHTGESIEATFRVNGAYDPAVLEKLNWFLRDWRNNDHTKMDARLFDVIWEVYRTAGSTQPIVIFSAYRSPETNAMLRRRSHAVAEYSQHMLGKAMDTTMPGMQMERIREIGMRLQRGGVGYYPRENFVHLDVGNVRYWPRMGYDQLARIFPDGKSVDLAADGRALPRYEEARAEITARGGIASDAPTSSQQGGGGLLGWLFGNHDREEEAEATREPAPRARTTQVAALDKTVPDKTATKRGAAEAPKAPVAAPPPAASVAANPQRSEPEPAASVNKTIVASLDPASAHDKRSAPDDADGSTASLLRSKTFATLAPMPPSRPVDLVAYADIPTPPTRPDKLTQVAALTPQASPAAANVKPVARTDALGPLARAASLPVVITQGPKDQANLLPSTALAYAAGAQPTLRSSAADANAGQQSAKIVAARLDRSNFRELTSETPTASSPAESVLGQAVTGLRQAARIIPDALSTWPSAGYVAVFGAASNFLDSAHFTSRAAASNPAPGTITIVDAAPPPQGR comes from the coding sequence ATGGCTCCCGGAAAGCAGGCCCTAGCCGCGGCGGCTTATGTCGGGGCGGTTTTATGCAGTTTATTTGCAGCCTCCTCGACGGAGACGGCGGTCGCCAACGGCGATACGCGCACCCTCAGTCTTTATCATTCTCACACCGGCGAATCGATCGAAGCGACCTTCCGCGTCAATGGCGCCTATGATCCAGCGGTTCTTGAAAAGCTCAATTGGTTCCTGCGCGACTGGCGCAACAACGATCACACCAAAATGGACGCCCGGCTGTTCGACGTGATCTGGGAGGTCTATCGGACCGCCGGCTCGACCCAGCCGATCGTCATCTTCTCCGCCTATCGCTCGCCGGAAACCAACGCGATGCTGCGCCGGCGCTCGCACGCCGTGGCCGAATATTCCCAGCACATGCTCGGCAAGGCGATGGATACGACCATGCCCGGCATGCAGATGGAAAGGATTCGCGAAATCGGCATGCGACTGCAAAGAGGCGGCGTCGGCTATTACCCGCGTGAGAATTTCGTCCATCTCGATGTCGGCAATGTGCGCTACTGGCCGCGCATGGGCTATGACCAGCTCGCCCGAATCTTCCCGGACGGCAAGAGCGTCGATCTCGCCGCCGACGGACGAGCCCTCCCGCGCTATGAGGAAGCGCGCGCGGAAATTACCGCGCGCGGCGGCATTGCGAGCGATGCGCCGACTTCATCGCAGCAGGGCGGCGGCGGGTTGCTCGGATGGCTGTTTGGCAATCACGACCGCGAGGAAGAAGCCGAGGCGACGCGTGAGCCGGCTCCGCGCGCCCGGACGACGCAAGTCGCCGCCCTCGACAAGACCGTTCCCGACAAGACCGCGACGAAGCGAGGCGCGGCCGAAGCCCCGAAGGCGCCCGTCGCCGCCCCGCCGCCTGCCGCGAGCGTCGCCGCCAATCCGCAGCGTAGCGAGCCGGAGCCGGCTGCGAGCGTAAACAAGACGATTGTCGCCAGCCTCGACCCGGCGTCCGCGCATGACAAGCGCAGCGCTCCCGACGACGCCGACGGCTCGACCGCCAGCCTGCTGAGGAGCAAAACATTCGCGACGTTGGCGCCAATGCCGCCGTCGCGCCCGGTGGATCTTGTCGCTTATGCGGATATCCCGACGCCTCCGACGCGGCCTGACAAGCTGACTCAGGTCGCCGCTTTGACGCCGCAGGCGAGCCCCGCTGCCGCAAATGTGAAGCCGGTCGCCAGAACCGATGCGCTCGGGCCGCTCGCCCGCGCCGCGAGTCTGCCGGTCGTCATCACGCAAGGACCAAAGGATCAGGCCAATCTGCTGCCATCGACCGCGCTGGCCTATGCCGCAGGCGCGCAGCCGACGCTGCGCTCATCGGCGGCGGACGCAAATGCGGGCCAGCAGTCGGCCAAGATCGTGGCCGCGCGGCTTGATCGATCGAATTTCCGCGAGCTCACCAGCGAAACGCCCACGGCCAGCTCCCCTGCGGAATCGGTTTTGGGCCAAGCCGTCACCGGCTTGCGCCAAGCCGCGCGGATCATCCCGGACGCGCTGTCCACGTGGCCATCGGCGGGCTATGTGGCGGTCTTTGGCGCCGCATCCAATTTTCTGGATAGCGCGCATTTCACCAGTAGAGCGGCGGCGTCCAATCCGGCGCCCGGCACAATCACTATTGTAGACGCTGCGCCGCCGCCGCAAGGACGCTGA
- the rdgB gene encoding RdgB/HAM1 family non-canonical purine NTP pyrophosphatase — MPRGFDGKLVIATHNEGKLAEMRELLDFYGVEAISAGELGLPEPEETGSTFQANSELKARAAAKGANCPALADDSGLCVDALDGAPGIYSARWAGPTRDFVIGRAKVEEALLAAGAKPPFKAHFICVLTLAFPDGETQSFEGAVHGQLVFPPRGSLVFGYDPIFLPDNLTKTFGEMTLEEKHSIPRDGSPALSHRARAFQAFARACLVGRGGSNPA, encoded by the coding sequence ATGCCGCGCGGTTTCGACGGAAAGCTCGTCATCGCCACGCACAATGAAGGCAAACTCGCAGAAATGCGCGAGCTGCTCGATTTCTATGGCGTCGAAGCGATCTCGGCTGGCGAACTTGGCCTGCCTGAGCCAGAAGAAACGGGCTCGACTTTTCAGGCCAATTCCGAACTCAAGGCGCGGGCTGCGGCGAAAGGCGCCAATTGTCCGGCGCTGGCCGATGATTCAGGGCTCTGCGTCGATGCGCTCGATGGCGCGCCGGGCATTTATTCGGCGCGTTGGGCGGGTCCGACGCGAGATTTCGTAATAGGACGGGCGAAGGTCGAAGAGGCGCTACTCGCCGCTGGGGCGAAGCCGCCGTTCAAGGCCCATTTCATCTGCGTGCTCACCCTTGCGTTTCCGGATGGCGAGACGCAAAGCTTTGAGGGCGCGGTGCATGGCCAGCTGGTTTTTCCGCCGCGCGGCTCGCTAGTATTCGGTTATGACCCGATTTTCCTCCCCGACAATTTGACCAAGACTTTTGGTGAAATGACGCTGGAGGAAAAGCATTCCATTCCGCGCGACGGATCGCCGGCCCTGTCCCATCGCGCGCGGGCGTTCCAGGCTTTTGCGCGCGCCTGCTTGGTCGGTCGAGGCGGCTCGAATCCCGCCTGA
- a CDS encoding pirin family protein, whose product MIERRSFKGLAGADHGWLKAKHHFSFASYYDPKRMGVGALRVWNDDEIAPNTGFPAHPHADMEIITYVRQGAITHQDNFGNKGRTEAGDVQVMSAGTGIRHSEYNLEAAPTKIFQIWIEPTRRGGAPSWGAKPFPKSDRDGRLVALASGFEGDADALPIRADARVLGATLKTGEVVEYPLGVERSGYLVPAQGAIEVNGVRLDARDGGAIQNEAVLKIKALEDSEIVLVDAA is encoded by the coding sequence ATGATCGAACGCAGAAGCTTCAAGGGACTTGCCGGAGCCGACCATGGGTGGCTCAAGGCCAAGCACCATTTTTCCTTCGCCAGCTATTATGACCCAAAACGCATGGGCGTTGGCGCTCTGAGGGTGTGGAACGACGACGAGATCGCTCCGAACACCGGCTTTCCCGCGCATCCTCATGCCGACATGGAGATCATAACCTACGTCCGGCAAGGCGCGATCACGCATCAGGACAATTTTGGCAATAAGGGACGCACCGAGGCCGGCGACGTCCAGGTGATGAGCGCAGGCACGGGCATCCGGCATTCGGAATATAATCTCGAAGCCGCGCCAACGAAGATCTTTCAGATCTGGATCGAGCCGACCCGTCGCGGCGGCGCCCCGTCATGGGGTGCAAAGCCCTTTCCGAAATCCGACCGCGATGGGCGTCTCGTTGCATTGGCTAGCGGCTTCGAGGGGGATGCCGACGCCTTGCCGATTCGGGCGGATGCGCGGGTGCTCGGCGCCACGCTGAAGACCGGCGAGGTTGTAGAATATCCGCTCGGCGTCGAGCGCAGCGGCTATCTAGTCCCGGCGCAAGGGGCTATCGAGGTCAATGGCGTGCGTCTTGACGCGCGCGATGGCGGGGCCATCCAGAACGAAGCGGTCCTGAAAATCAAAGCTCTCGAAGATTCAGAGATCGTTCTGGTCGACGCGGCCTAA
- the wrbA gene encoding NAD(P)H:quinone oxidoreductase, producing the protein MAKVLVLYYSAYGHVEAMAYAVAEGARQAGATVDVKRVPELVSPEVAKASHFKVDQAAPIVTIDELADYDAIIVGTGTRFGRMSAQMANFLDQAGGLWMRGALNGKVGGAFSSTASQHGGQEMTLFSIITTLLHLGLTIVGLDYGFAGQLKIDEVTGGSPYGATTIAGGDGSRKPSQNELDGARYQGRKIAETAKKLHG; encoded by the coding sequence ATGGCTAAAGTTCTCGTTCTCTACTACTCGGCTTACGGCCACGTCGAAGCTATGGCGTATGCCGTCGCGGAGGGCGCCCGTCAAGCGGGCGCCACAGTCGACGTCAAGCGCGTGCCCGAACTCGTCTCCCCCGAAGTCGCCAAAGCGTCCCATTTCAAAGTCGATCAGGCGGCCCCGATCGTCACCATCGACGAGTTGGCTGATTACGACGCGATTATCGTCGGCACGGGCACGCGCTTTGGCCGCATGAGCGCGCAAATGGCCAATTTCCTCGACCAGGCGGGCGGCCTGTGGATGCGCGGCGCCCTCAACGGCAAAGTCGGCGGCGCGTTTAGCTCAACAGCTTCGCAGCATGGCGGTCAGGAGATGACGCTCTTCTCGATCATCACCACCCTGCTGCATCTTGGCCTCACCATCGTCGGATTGGACTACGGCTTCGCCGGCCAGTTGAAAATCGACGAAGTGACGGGCGGCTCGCCCTATGGCGCGACCACCATCGCCGGCGGCGACGGCTCGCGCAAGCCAAGCCAGAACGAACTCGACGGCGCCCGCTATCAGGGTCGCAAGATTGCCGAGACCGCCAAAAAACTGCACGGCTAA
- the ybaK gene encoding Cys-tRNA(Pro) deacylase, translating to MSKSTPAILALERTGVSFTVRSYAYDPDAERIGLHAAAALGEAPHRVLKTLMAEVDGKPVCVIVPSDREVSMKKLAAAFGGKSAKMMRPADAERLTGYHVGGISPFGQKRKAPTGIEEAALQEDFVFINGGQRGSQVRLNPRDACAALQAKAVSLTA from the coding sequence ATGTCGAAGAGCACGCCCGCCATTCTGGCCCTCGAGCGGACCGGCGTTTCCTTCACGGTGCGTAGCTACGCCTATGATCCCGACGCCGAGCGCATCGGTCTGCATGCGGCCGCGGCGCTTGGCGAGGCTCCTCACCGCGTCCTGAAAACGCTGATGGCGGAAGTTGACGGCAAGCCGGTCTGCGTCATCGTTCCCTCGGACCGCGAGGTGAGCATGAAGAAACTGGCGGCGGCTTTCGGCGGCAAATCGGCCAAAATGATGCGTCCAGCCGACGCCGAGCGGCTGACCGGCTATCATGTCGGCGGCATCAGTCCATTCGGCCAAAAGCGCAAGGCTCCGACCGGAATCGAAGAGGCGGCGCTGCAGGAAGACTTCGTCTTCATCAACGGCGGCCAGCGCGGCTCGCAGGTGCGGCTCAACCCGCGCGATGCCTGCGCCGCGCTGCAAGCAAAGGCTGTATCTCTCACCGCCTGA
- a CDS encoding tautomerase family protein: MPLVRIDLAEGKTKEYRRTIGDVVYDAMVATLNVPKDDRFQVIAEHPASDLIIDPTYLGIARSAECIIIQVTLNDGRTVDMKRAFYKAVADGLHQRLALRPEDVVITLVEVRKENWSFGNGVAQYA; this comes from the coding sequence ATGCCGCTCGTTCGAATCGACCTTGCCGAAGGCAAGACAAAAGAATACCGCCGGACCATCGGCGACGTCGTATACGATGCAATGGTCGCGACTCTGAACGTCCCCAAGGATGACCGCTTTCAGGTCATCGCCGAACATCCGGCGAGCGACTTGATCATCGATCCGACCTATCTCGGGATCGCTAGGTCAGCCGAGTGCATCATCATTCAGGTTACGCTCAATGATGGACGGACGGTCGATATGAAGCGCGCCTTCTACAAGGCGGTGGCGGACGGATTGCATCAACGCCTTGCTTTGCGACCAGAGGATGTCGTCATCACCCTCGTCGAGGTCCGCAAGGAGAACTGGTCCTTCGGCAATGGCGTGGCCCAATACGCTTAG
- a CDS encoding LysR family transcriptional regulator, translating to MAKLPDLEGLAIFAKVVEMRSIAAAAADLRLSAPTVSKALSRLEKRLGARLFNRTSRRLALTDAGQQLAARAIRLVADAEAAEADLLAQSATPRGLVRLAAPMSFGLREVAPLLPEFFARCPEVSVDLHLSDATVDLIGDGFDAALRVGFLPDSSLVARRLCATPRFTVAAPSYLKRHGRPTHPAQLSEHACLGYAYLATPDVWRFSNAAGEEVAIRPAGPLRVNNGDALMPALLAGVGVGDQPEFIVKEALADGSLEIVLTDWLTPQGSLYLVTPPGGPRPARVEALCDFLAERLARRK from the coding sequence ATGGCAAAACTCCCCGATCTTGAGGGACTCGCGATCTTCGCCAAGGTGGTGGAGATGCGCTCGATCGCCGCGGCGGCGGCTGATCTGCGGCTCTCCGCGCCGACCGTTTCCAAGGCGTTGAGCCGGCTTGAAAAGCGCCTCGGCGCGCGGCTCTTCAATCGCACCTCGCGCCGGCTCGCGCTTACCGACGCGGGTCAACAGCTGGCCGCGCGAGCGATTCGCCTCGTCGCCGACGCCGAAGCCGCCGAGGCAGACCTTCTGGCGCAGTCGGCGACGCCGCGCGGGCTGGTGCGGCTTGCGGCGCCGATGTCGTTCGGTCTCAGGGAGGTGGCGCCCCTTCTCCCGGAGTTCTTTGCGCGCTGCCCGGAAGTTTCCGTTGATCTTCATCTCAGCGACGCCACGGTCGATCTCATCGGCGATGGTTTTGATGCGGCCTTGCGGGTGGGTTTTCTGCCGGATTCTTCCCTGGTCGCCCGTCGGCTTTGCGCGACGCCCCGATTTACCGTCGCCGCGCCCTCCTATCTGAAACGGCATGGGCGACCGACGCATCCAGCGCAACTCAGCGAGCACGCTTGTCTTGGCTACGCTTATCTTGCGACCCCCGACGTCTGGCGTTTTTCCAATGCGGCCGGCGAGGAAGTGGCGATTCGACCCGCGGGCCCGCTGCGCGTCAATAATGGCGACGCGCTGATGCCCGCCTTGCTCGCGGGCGTTGGCGTTGGCGATCAGCCGGAGTTCATCGTCAAGGAAGCGCTTGCCGATGGAAGTCTCGAGATCGTCCTGACCGATTGGCTGACGCCCCAGGGCAGCCTTTACCTCGTGACGCCGCCCGGCGGTCCGCGTCCCGCCCGCGTCGAGGCTCTTTGCGATTTCCTCGCCGAGCGTCTGGCCCGGCGGAAATAG